The following are encoded together in the Diabrotica undecimpunctata isolate CICGRU chromosome 7, icDiaUnde3, whole genome shotgun sequence genome:
- the LOC140446622 gene encoding uncharacterized protein: MATINPKHLKTDELTYELLIRDLEVPSTVDEKRRVLSGILSQEASDRSFSETVVPLEFEQDHNQALATLADLSSIIDEFSGSKSDYRYKCICSRLTHLSGRVSRLKTTSSTQETLKRQLRSKLLSIEGVLVEKLNLPSESTPVRVEPHTASSVVKSVPIYKWGIQKFSGKQPLIPFLEQIETLKISRNCSNDDLFLSAGDLFDGNAFTWWHNHLLKKTFQSWSDLVAALKETYLPSDYERNLWEQIRSTRQSFREPVSTFISNFEALFFRLPSVVSEKDKVSEIRRGLLPDYIKALALHDIDTVSDLTSYCTLPQMFKKRSARLFDSGQESTSLQSNVCIKPKREEHTRKKFEENFKQRTSRVTFQLPPIVKTRAETSDYNCDFNPLPIDKTPIDTTHNVSLNPANISFPLISTSDTLCRTNPLLDIRTQDNRPYISINIGSETISALVDSGSNVSIIGSPALFLLKKLNLHLHYDISVQLTTADGNVQSTLGYVFLPVTLSGSTQKLKVLVVPSISHKMILGMDFMKLFRISLDFTNFSYSTAKLSTCVVNTIVSSENLSTHQLSQLHAVVKLFKEIGPTDSIGRTHLYTHHIDTGDAKPIRQRQYPLSPAMQKIFNEGVDEMLKLKVIEPLTTSTPWLSPLWLVPKKDSSYRVCFDGRKLNSITVPDSYPMPLIDSIISKVRDAKFISSIDLKQAFYQIPLDDQSKLKTAFTVQNRGLFCFNVLPFGLNNSAQAMCRVMDSVIGPLLEPYVFYYLDDIIVVTPDFDCHIKILKMLFKRLKYANLTVNFEKCQFCRPSLKFLGFVVDQQGLRTDPAKVEAILEYPVPKTTTQIRRLIGLIGYYRRFLNNFASICTPISDLLKGKKKGQSIVWTPEANLAFSQIKQALTSAPVLASPDFDKHFYLACDASDTGVGGVLFQKEDGLEHPIAFFSKTLSKAQRKYTTTEKELLAILLSIEKFRCYIEGSENFTVITDHSSLQWLYSMKNPSPRIARWIMKLSCHKFTVIHRSGSLNVVADSLSRIPEQNPEISLLDLSNLKTDTWYDNMVQKVQNNPDQFPAFKVHGKVLYKHIFSRNKFSDPSPEWKIFVPSPHRKDILKLFHGDPTAAHLGVYKTLSRITELYYWPRMRLYVANYINWDKEIFKIAQAIRLAKHEVTQFSPSFLTFARNIPLDGSFFGAIEDKASNVININNKLFDPRPLENMSSIFKEVQKRIRHSYATNSSRYNLRRRDVKYHVGDKVWKKNFVLSKAVDDFSAKLAPKFVPCIVNKVLSKLVYNLKDLDGNDLGNFHVRDIKLDVTDSSDDENQ, from the exons ATGGCTACCATCAACCCTAAGCATTTGAAAACTGATGAGTTAACCTATGAGTTACTTATTAGAGATCTTGAGGTTCCTTCTACTGTCGATGAGAAAAGAAGAGTCCTTAGTGGAATTTTGTCTCAGGAAGCATCAGACAGAAGCTTCTCTGAAACAGTTGTCCCTCTTGAATTTGAGCAAGACCATAATCAGGCCTTGGCTACTCTTGCTGATTTATCTAGTATCATCGATGAATTTTCAGGTAGTAAGTCTGATTATAGGTACAAATGTATTTGttctcgtttaactcatttgtctggCCGTGTATCTCGTCTGAAGACCACTTCTTCAACGCAGGAAACACTCAAAAGACAGTTACGGAGTAAATTATTGTCAATTGAGGGTGTGCTTGTGGAAAAACTTAATCTTCCTTCAGAATCTACTCCAGTTAGGGTAGAACCACATACTGCATCTTCAGTAGTAAAGTCTGTGCCCATTTATAAATGGGGAATTCAAAAGTTTTCCGGCAAACAGCCTTTGATTCCTTTTCTTGAACAAATTGAGACGCTTAAAATCTCCAGGAATTGTTCTAATGATGACCTGTTTCTTTCTGCAGGAGATCTGTTTGATGGCAATGCTTTCACTTGGTGGCATAATCATCTTCTTAAAAAGACATTTCAGTCATGGTCTGACTTAGTTGCCGCTTTAAAGGAAACTTATCTTCCATCAGATTATGAGAGGAATTTGTGGGAACAAATTCGTTCTACAAGGCAATCTTTTCGAGAACCTGTATCTACATTTATCTCTAATTTTGAAGCTCTTTTCTTCCGTTTACCTTCTGTCGTTTCAGAGAAAGATAAAGTATCTGAAATTAGACGTGGTCTTTTGCCAGACTACATCAAAGCTTTGGCTTTGCACGATATAGACACTGTATCTGATCTTACCTCTTACT GCACATTGCCCCAAATGTTCAAAAAACGAAGCGCGAGGTTGTTCGATAGCGGACAGGAATCAACCTCATTGCAGTCAAATGTCTGCATCAAACCTAAAAGGGAAGAACATACCAggaaaaaatttgaagaaaacttcaAACAAAGGACAAGCAGAGTAACATTTCAACTACCACCTATTGTTAAAACGCGAGCTGAAACTTCTGATTATAATTGTGATTTTAATCCTTTACCTATAGACAAAACTCCCATAGATACAACGCACAATGTTTCTTTAAATCCTGCGAATATTTCTTTTCCGTTGATTTCAACGTCTGATACTTTATGTAGAACTAATCCTCTTCTCGATATTCGTACACAGGATAATCGaccatatatttcaataaatattggcAGTGAAACAATATCTGCACTTGTAGACTCTGGTAGTAATGTCTCTATTATTGGCTCTCCAGCCTTATTTCTTCTTAAGAAGCTGAATTTGCATCTTCACTATGATATTTCAGTACAGCTTACTACTGCTGATGGTAATGTCCAAAGTACCTTAGGTTATGTGTTTTTACCTGTTACCTTATCTGGTAGCACacaaaagttaaaagttttagtGGTTCCTTCTATCTCACATAAAATGattttaggtatggattttatGAAATTGTTTAGAATTTCTTTGGATTTCACAAATTTTTCGTATAGTACAGCTAAACTGTCAACATGTGTTGTTAATACTATAGTAAGTTCAGAGAATTTATCCACCCATCAGCTTTCACAACTACATGCGGTAGTCAAACTGTTTAAGGAAATAGGCCCAACAGATTCTATTGGTAGAACCCACTTGTATACTCACCATATAGACACTGGTGATGCGAAACCAATTAGGCAAAGACAATATCCTCTTTCGCCTGCTATGCAGAAAATTTTCAACGAAGGAGTTGATGAGATGCTTAAGTTGAAAGTCATCGAACCATTAACAACCAGTACACCTTGGTTGTCTCCTTTGTGGTTGGTTCCGAAGAAAGATAGTTCCTATAGAGTTTGTTTTGATGGTCGAAAACTTAATTCGATAACAGTTCCTGATAGTTACCCCATGCCTTTAATAGATTCAATCATATCTAAAGTAAgagatgctaaatttatttcgtCAATCGAtttaaaacaagctttttatcaGATACCTTTGGATGATCAATCCAAATTAAAGACTGCATTTACAGTTCAAAATAGAGGTTTGTTCTGTTTTAATGTATTACCTTTTGGCTTAAATAATAGTGCACAAGCTATGTGCAGAGTTATGGATTCAGTTATAGGTCCTTTACTGGAGCcttatgttttctattatcttgatgatattattgttgttactcctGACTTTGATTGTCAtatcaaaattcttaaaatgttgtTTAAGAGACTTAAATATGCAAATCTTACAGTCAATTTTGAAAAGTGTCAGTTTTGTAGACCTTCTCTTAAATTTCTTGGTTTTGTTGTAGATCAACAAGGGTTAAGAACTGACCCAGCTAAAGTAGAAGCTATTTTGGAATATCCAGTTCCAAAAACTACTACTCAAATTCGTAGACTTATCGGATTGATAGGTTATTACCgtcgatttttgaataattttgcatCCATTTGTACTCCCATTTCTGATTTACTCAAGGGTAAAAAGAAAGGACAGTCTATTGTTTGGACTCCAGAAGCTAACTTAGCTTTCAGTCAGATTAAACAGGCACTAACATCTGCTCCTGTTCTTGCTAGTCCAGACTTTGACAAGCATTTTTATCTTGCTTGTGATGCAAGTGACACTGGTGTTGGGGGTGTATTATTTCAAAAAGAAGATGGTTTAGAGCATCCTATAGCTTTCTTTAGTAAAACTCTCTCTAAAGCTCAACGTAAGTACACTACTACTGAGAAAGAACTGCTGGCTATTTTATTATCTATTGAAAAATTTAGGTGTTATATTGAAGGAAGTGAAAACTTCACTGTGATTACTGATCACTCATCCTTACAGTGGTTATATTCCATGAAAAACCCTTCTCCTAGAATTGCCAGATGGATAATGAAACTATCCTGTCACAAGTTCACTGTCATTCACCGTAGTGGTTCTTTAAATGTTGTGGCTGATTCCCTTTCTAGAATACCTGAACaaaatcctgaaatttctcttttagatttatctaATCTTAAAACAGATACTTGGTATGATAATAtggtacaaaaagtacaaaataatcCAGATCAATTTCCTGCTTTTAAAGTTCATGGTAAGGTTCTTTACAAGCATATCTTTTCAAGGAATAAGTTTTCAGATCCTtccccagaatggaaaattttCGTTCCGTCTCCTCACAGAAAAGATATTTTGAAACTCTTTCATGGTGATCCTACAGCTGCTCACCTAGGAGTATATAAAACGCTCTCTAGAATCACGGAATTGTATTACTGGCCTAGAATGAGACTTTATGTCGCAAACTATATCA ATTGggacaaagaaatctttaagATTGCCCAGGCTATTCGCCTAGCCAAACACGAAGTTACACAATTTAGTCCTTCGTTTCTAACTTTTGCCAGAAATATCCCTTTGGACGGTTCCTTCTTTGGTGCAATAGAAGACAAAGCAAGCAATgtcattaatattaataacaagctATTCGACCCAAGACCACTAGAAAATATGTCTTCTATTTTCAAAGAAGTGCAAAAGAGAATACGTCACTCTTATGCGACGAATTCTAGCAGGTATAACCTTCGTAGACGTGATGTCAAATATCACGTTGGTGATAAAGTCTGGAAGAAAAATTTTGTCCTATCAAAAGCTGTCGATGATTTCTCTGCAAAACTAGCGCCAAAATTTGTCCCCTGTATTGTCAATAAAGTTTTGTCTAAATTAGTCTACAATTTAAAGGATCTAGATGGAAATGATCTTGGAAATTTTCATGTCAGGGATATCAAATTAGATGTCACTGATTCTAGTGACGATGAAAATCAGTaa